From the genome of Sander lucioperca isolate FBNREF2018 chromosome 1, SLUC_FBN_1.2, whole genome shotgun sequence, one region includes:
- the LOC116042212 gene encoding LOW QUALITY PROTEIN: putative GTP-binding protein 6 (The sequence of the model RefSeq protein was modified relative to this genomic sequence to represent the inferred CDS: inserted 2 bases in 1 codon), giving the protein MVALCSMTSIKLLFGLLQSRXDTRRRTSGGNMTTLRRIHSWLPLLQRLSCDRLLHTLSTGHTHRHTLSTGHTHWPRAAAPAQSRAFALSACRWKNTDDFSSGQHEEEDDDDDDFIDDSEVEQLFQLQVPAGLGEGQQRVFIVHPDVKWGSRKQHLTTAELMMAEAVGLVNTLDNWRVVDKIIMSTKTPEKKRIFGKGNFQSLTEKIRQTAGITAVFVNVERLSPLSEREFEEAWGVKVFDRYSVVLHIFRCNARTKEAKLQISLAEIPLLRSRLKNEMANLDQQGGGSRYIGGSGETLIEVQQRLLKEREMKIRSALEKLRRKRHLLRSQRKHKEFPIVSVLGYTNCGKTTLIKALTGDNGLQPRNQLFATLDVTVHAGQLPSHMTVLYVDTIGFLSQLPHQLIDSFSATLEDIKHSDLLVHVRDISHPETVNQKVNVLSVLKNMQISDRLMSSMIEVHNKIDLIDNYQCPELNTLAISALEERGLGELRKAVEAEIVNSTGKHILDLTVDLSTPQLSWLYKEATVQDVQVNADEGSAVVKVIISAAAYGRYKKVFTGP; this is encoded by the exons ATGGTGGCTCTCTGTAGCATGACAAGTATAAAGTTACTATTTGGTTTACTGCAGTCCCG TGACACCAGAAGGAGAACTTCCGGAGGCAACATGACAACACTGAGGAGGATTCATTCATGGCTGCCCCTCCTGCAGCGACTCAGCTGTGACCGCCTGCTTCACACACTCAGCACCGGCCACACACACCGTCACACACTCAGCACCGGCCACACACACTGGCCCAGAGCTGCGGCTCCCGCACAGTCTAGGGCGTTTGCACTCTCCGCATGCAGGTGGAAGAACACAGATGACTTCAGCAGTGGTCAGCACgaggaggaagatgatgatgatgatgatttcaTTGATGACAGCGAGGTGGAGCAGCTGTTCCAGCTGCAGGTTCCGGCAGGCCTCGGAGAGGGTCAGCAGAGAGTGTTCATCGTTCACCCTGATGTCAAGTGGGGAAGCAGGAAACAGCACCTGACAACcg CTGAGCTGATGATGGCTGAGGCTGTGGGGCTTGTGAACACTTTGGACAACTGGAGAGTTGTGGACAAGATCATCATGTCCACCAAAACACCAGAGAAGAAGAGGATATTTGGCAAAGGCAACTTCCAGTCTCTGACAG AGAAAATCAGGCAGACAGCAGGGATCACTGCAGTGTTTGTGAATGTGGAGCGTCTGTCTCCTTTGTCTGAG AGGGAGTTTGAGGAGGCCTGGGGGGTTAAAGTCTTTGACAGATACTCAGTGGTGCTCCACATCTTCCGTTGCAACGCCAGGACGAAAGAGGCCAAGTTACAGATCTCTCTGGCAGAGATCCCATTGTTAAG ATCTCGTCTGAAAAATGAAATGGCAAACTTGGATCAGCAGGGTGGAGGGTCGAGATACATCGGAGGTTCAG GTGAGACACTGATAGAGGTGCAGCAGAGACTGCTGAAGGAGCGGGAGATGAAGATTCGCTCAGCGCTGGAAAAACTGCGGCGAAAGAGGCACCTGCTGCGATCCCAGCGGAAACACAAGGAGTTCCCCATCGTCTCTGTGTTAGGATACACAAACTGTG GAAAAACCACCCTGATCAAAGCACTGACTGGCGACAATGGACTTCAACCCAGAAACCAACTGTTTGCCACGCTGGATGTCACCGTCCACGCCGGCCAGTTGCCCAGTCACATGACTGTTCTGTACGTGGACACCATCGGCTTCCTGTCCCAGCTGCCCCACCAGCTCATCGACTCCTTCTCTGCCACGCTGGAAGATATTAAACactct GACCTGTTGGTTCACGTCAGAGACATCAGCCATCCAGAGACGGTGAATCAGAAGGTAAACGTACTGAGTGTACTGAAGAACATGCAAATCTCCGACCGGCTGATGAGCTCCATGATAGAAGTCCACAATAAAATTGACCTCATTGACAa CTATCAGTGTCCAGAGCTCAACACACTGGCCATATCTGCGTTGGAGGAGCGAGGCCTGGGTGAGCTGAGGAAAGCAGTGGAAGCAGAGATTGTAAACTCGAcaggaaaacacattttagaccTCACAGTTGACCTCAGCACTCCTCAGTTAAG TTGGCTGTACAAGGAAGCCACCGTTCAGGACGTGCAGGTGAATGCAGATGAAGGCTCGGCTGTCGTCAAGGTGATCATCAGCGCCGCTGCCTACGGACGCTACAAGAAAGTGTTCACAGGCCCGTAG
- the LOC116042153 gene encoding nicotinamide riboside kinase 2-like, whose protein sequence is MSSMLQVQYIDKRRPLMEVFDKSYYITVSYEECKRRRSTRQYTVPDPLGLFDGHVWPIYLKHRREMESSGLNIECLDGLKSKDEIYNQVYEDVQNNLLNRL, encoded by the exons ATGTCAAGCATGCTGCAGGTACAGTATATAGATAAGAGACG GCCCCTGATGGAAGTTTTTGACAAGAGCTATTACATCACGGTTTCCTATGAGGAGTGCAAGAGAAGGAGAAG TACAAGACAGTACACTGTTCCCGACCCTCTCGGCCTGTTTGATGGCCATGTGTGGCCGATATACCTGAAGCacaggagagagatggagagcagCGGCTTGAATATTG AGTGCCTGGATGGGTTGAAGTCCAAAGATGAGATCTACAACCAGGTGTATGAGGACGTTCAGAACAATCTGCTTAATCGATTATAG